ttagtttcaggtgtacaacctaaTGGGATGTAAATCCATAAGAATTTAAGTCGTTCCCTATGTTAATGATTCTAGTTAAAATTTTTGCTTGAGGAATTATCTTATTGTTAGGTCCAGCCTATAGAAAATACATTACcaacagggaaaaaaaggcaaagtctCTGTACGTCTCACTATTTATTTCTCAGAAAGTAGGCAATGGTGAACACTATGAAATGATGCAGTGAGATCATAAGGATGAAGATTTAGCTATTGTGAGGTATTTAGTGATCTTCATGATGATGGGAGGTTGGggacaaaggcaagagaattgtAGCTAGAATGAAGTCTCCTTACAACTTGCAGCCCACTGATCCCTGAGACATATAGGGTGTAACACTCCTGCAACTCTCCCAAGGATTTTCTTTAACGTTTGACCAAGGTAGCCTTGCTCTGGTTAATGTAACTTCACTCTGATAACCACAAACCTCCAGGATACGATAACAATAATCTTTCCACATGTGATCCACTCAGACACATCTAAAAGATCTTATGATTAATACTTtactaaaacaataaagaataagCTTATCTGGATAATAGCTAGTCCTCCAAAGTTTTGGAGACTCTGTTTCAGCATACATAAATTCTTGAGAGACTTACGTTGTCTCTAACCCACAATAACTGAAAAGTGTATAATCAGTTACTTCTCACAATCCCAGTGAAGCTCTTTCTGCCCGTGGGTCCTATCCTTGTGCTGTAATAAAAgcaccttttgcaccaaagatgactcaagaattcttccttgaccATTTGCTTTCTGGCTCCACATCAGTGAGACCAGTATAAAGGTCAAGGGGACAGCTGCCAGAATGCAGGGAGTTAAAGAGGAAGTCATCAATAGGCCATAGAGCAGATAATATTAAggcagaataaatatttcttgaaaatagaAGCATAGAGGGAGATCATCTTGGAAAGATGGTATGGAGCCAAAGTATAGCAACACATTCTAAGTTAGGAATTTGTACTTTCAGAGGCAATGAGAACCACTGAAAGTTTTGTGGTGGTGCTAGTCATATCATCAGAGTGCTACTTAGCAAGAGTAATCTGATGTCCATATTCAGGTTAGATAGGGAGAGGTCACTTGTCCTGTATGGTAGATTTTCGGTAATGATTAGTGAAAACAAGTGGAGgatttgagaagaacaggtagATAAGATGCCTGTAAGGCTATACTAGATCTGAAAGAAAAGCTGTATGGGGAGAAGAGAGATGATTATTAGCTTTATTGCAGTCATGTGAAATTCCACATGCAGGAGACTGATTTTTAAGCATCTAGGTGATAGTGTTTAGTAGACTATGGGAAATATGACTATATTATTTAGGATAGAATTAGGGAATGAGTGATAGACCTATTCAGATTCAACTGACATTTGTATGCTAATGAAATTATTAGACCCTTTCATACATATTGCCTTTCCCACAGTGGTCAAGCTTTTGGGGAAGgtataattataatacaaaacAAGCCCCTTAGGAGGAGAACAAGGCAAGATCTTAAATAACGTATATAGTGAACAAAGGACAAAAAATGAGGGAATGACAAAAACAGGAGTCTGAAGATTAGGACCACCAGGAGAGCTTAGTGAACTAAGGATTGTTTACAATAACATCATTATAGCTAATAGTTATTGAATTCTTGCTATGTGTCCAATACTGTTCTAGGCTCTTTATTTATAGCAATTTTTGAGTCCAGACTATTATTATTCCAATTTAACAGATGAGTAAATAAATTTAGATACAataagattaagtaacttgtctgagaTCAGGGTATTAACTGGGGCACTGGGATGCAAGAGCATCTGGCTCCAGAGGTCTCATTCAGACCAGATTCGGCCACTCACTGCTGACAAAATTTAAAGGCAGAGAGATGATGGTGAAACCAGAAAGGGATTTATTTCAGCAAGACCAACACCAGGAAGACAGAAGACTAgtgtctcaaagactgtctccatAGTGCTGAAAATACTCCCAGGTTTTATAAGGGAAGTGTGGGACAAAGGTGGGTGGGTACATGCAGGaggcagtaaaggtcaggtcgATCATTGTCGTGGGGTCAGTCACAAGGGGTCATGCTGGCTGAGGGCTGTCTCTGTTGCTTGAGGGGGTAGTTTTGGTTCtttcagggtcttttgcctgagttaagagataagatGGAAGAACTTAATtagaaagtttgaggtcaaaataGAGCTAGTTGAAGCCCTATTTGAAGGGTTAGTGGTAGGGCAAGTGGTTAAGGCAAGTTTAAACCCAGGAGTATGGTTTGTGATTCTTTACTTTTAACCAACATTTTACATCTATCCCTCCAGAacaataaacatagaaagaaaatgaatgaacccATTTAAATAAACTACATAATATCCAAATTTGGAAAGATTAATAGGAttggatttctattttaaatgctaGTTGTGTTATCTTGTAGAGAAAATTTCACTTGTCTTCAAGATCACCCATCGCTGTGACAGAAAATATTTGGGATGAGATTAATTCTTAGTTTggagccttaaaaaaaatcaaactctcaGGTTGGCTGTTCTTTATCACTTAATCATAAAGTAACACATAAGAATATTGTAATTAAGAGCTATAGTTTACTTCAAACCCCAATGCAATGGTATTTACttatttcacagatttttttagGCACTTTTCTATTGTCAAGCTGTTATTCCAACAACACTTAACAAGGACTCTAACACTAGTATTAGGTGGCATTTACATCCCTGAGAGATTAGAGAAGTAAAGCCAGTATCAGACTAGACTGGATATattgaataaatcttaaaattagaTAGACTGATATAGATGATTTCTGAAATTTCATCTCAGGTATTAGAATTTATTAAGTATTAAGTATACATATTAAGTATAAGTGCTATTAGGCTGAAGTTGGGACACAAGACTTCTGGAAGAAGCAGATGCTAATTTCAATGAAAAGTTATATTAGCATGCAAAGGGATTCATGAGCAATATAAACAAAACCCTTTAGAACCGAACAATTCAGATGAATTTAAACAAAGGATGATTATTCTTGAAATCTGAATTTGAGGCTAGAAGGTTAGGTGTAATGGATATCTTGAAGCACATAGGATAAAGATAATGAGATGGAAATCACAAAAGGAAACACAATAGGGAGGATAGACTCAGGAAACATACTATATAAAACAATTAgaagttccagaaagaaaaaggagctgATTTAATTtaaatgggggtgggaggtgaggggtgaGATGATGGGGAGAAAAGTACTTTTGAGGTTTTATCTTAATTGGTGAtaagggaaggcagggaggaaaaagaacacaTTGGTAGGGAAAATAATTggcatcttattttaaaataagaatagaggggcgcctgagtggttcagttggttaagcgtctgacttcagctcaggtcatgatctcacagtgtgtggtgAGTCCCgtgttggactccgtgctgacagctcagagcctggagcctgcttcagactgtgtctccccctttctgctcctcccccactctgtctctgtctccctgtcaaaaataaataaacattagaaaaaaaattttttaataagaatagacaaatgtggggtgcctgggtggctcagttggtcaagtgtccaactcttggtttcagctcaggtcatgatctcgtggttggtgagttggagcacTGGGTTccgggctgacagtgtggagtctgcttaggattcattctctctctctctctctctctctttctctgtcgttcccctggttgtgctctctctctctctctctctttgaataaataaacttaaaaaaaaagaatagagaaatgtATCACTGGATAAGggacaataaatatgaaaaaaataggaaagtacAGTAGGACTTTCATGTTAATAAGGGGCTGATGAATACTATCTTAACCAAACCAGCAAAAATCAAATATgaaaaagttgtctttttttgctGATGACATTATTGGCAACCTAGAAAACCCAAGATATTTCAGTAAAAAACTATTCACCCAGTAATAATTAAGGTGCCTACATGTAACAGATAAAAAGAAGTAACTTTTGTCCATTCTAGCAAAACGaatctaaaaatggaaatgagaaaaatatttcattcataatgccaagaaaaaaaggtataaaatacgtaggaataaCTTTAACAAAGAAATCAtagaacatatataaaaaatggcaaaatcttgTTGAAGGACATGAAACAAGGTTTGAACAAATAGATGGATGTACAATGTTCTTGAGTGGAAGACACTGTCATAACCATGCTACTTCATTCaaagttaatatataaatttactgAAATTCGAATCAGAAGTTCAATGGAATTCTTGGGGAGATTGGATAAAACGAATTTATATGCTATCATATATGCTCatcaatagccaaaaaaaaatatgaaaaataaggaCAGTGAAGGAGGGACTTGCTTTATCAGAAATAGTGACATAGTATAAAGTTACTGCTTTGAAATACCCTGATATTTctacagaaatagacaaatatatcAGAATAAAGAATTCAGAAACATATCCCAAAATCTCTGAGAATTTAGCATAATGCAAAAATGGTAGTTaaattcaaagaggaaagaatgggTCATTTAACAAACAGTGCCATTACAATTCTATTCACCTGGAAGAAATTAAAGGTGGACTTATATTTtgaaacatatagaaaataatagagCACAGtcccaaatagaaaacaaaacaaaacaaaacaaaacaaagtcttgAAAGAAAATCTAAGAATGTACATGTATGCTTCAGATGCAAGGGAGATCTTAAAAATAGTAGCTATAAAAAAGTAATAGATGTATTTAatcatttaagaattaaaaacttGGGTGtaacaaaagaaaccataaataaaattaatagataactgatttagaaaacttaaaacaaatgacaaatgcTTAATATCTGTAATATAAAAAGATCTCTTacaaattggggaaaaaaaagcacagtagTAAATAGGAAAAGGCATGAATAGGCAATGCACAAAAGGGCAGACCCAAACTACAAGAATGTTCAAATTTATTGGttgtcagggaaatgaaaattagagTAAAAGGgctacctggatggctcagttggttaagtgtccaactcttgattttggcttggtcgtgatctcatggttcgtgagttcaagccccaccttgggctctgtgctgagagcgtggagcctgcttgggattccctctctctccctctctttctgaccttcccctgctcatgctcactctctctctctctctctctcaaaataaatatttcaaaaaaattagagTAACAGTGAGCTATCACTATTCTGGCAACAGTTTACAAAAgtggtaacatttatttttgtagatatgTGTTGTTCCAGCTTTTTTGGAAAGCTATTGGGCAACACcactgacattaaaaaatatgtgcacTTTGATCTAGTGATCTCACTTCTGGGAACCTATGACACAGCATTAATATGTAAggatgtatatataaatataataatttgtaGCATTGTCTGTAGGggtcaaaaactagaaacaaggtaaatgtttattaattgggAAATTAGTAAATAGATTAtggtccatccacattgtgaCTATTggacagccattaaaaagaataaattagaggagtgcctgggtggctcagccagttgagtgtctgactcatgattttggtttaggtcatgatctcacagttgtgagatcaagccctgtgttggtctctccattgacagcacagagcctgtttgagattctctctctcgtccCCTCTCttagccccttccctgctcatgtgctttctctctctctctctctctctctctctctctttcaaaataaataaataaacttaataaaaaaagaacaaattagaaCACATCTCCAGatagttctctgtgcctttttgcATATTTCTATTCTGTGGCATATTTCAgtgtagaaatgagaaaataaaagcctATTTCCTGATGTATTTCTCCTAAAATTCTTAGGTGACCTTGTCTACATTTCCCTTCTTCATTATACACTAAAGACGAAACTAAATTTGAGGCACATGATTAAATGATACCAAAGAACTAGGCATGGAAAAAATTCTGGTGTTGGCTCTCTGTGAGTCTTGTACCATGTAAACTCTATGTAACTGTGTACAATGGCTAAGTGATCTTTAGTTTCCCTTTCAgcttaaaaatcatgtttttctcCCTCTTATGCTCTTCAGGTAACTTCAGGATCAGCCTAGCACATGAAGTTGATGGATGGAGGAAATCACTCAGTGGTGTCTGAATTTTTGTTGCTGGGACTCACCAATTCTTGGGAGAttcagattcttctttttttgttttttactatattttatatagcAAGTATGTTAGGAAACCTTCTCATTGTGCTCACGATCATTTCAGACCGTCACTTACATTCCCCCATGTACTTTTTGCTGGCAAATCTTTCTATCATTGACACTGGTGTTTCCAGCATTGCAAGCCCAAAGGTGATTTACGACCTTTTCAGAAAACATAAAGTCATCTCGTTGGCAGGGTGCATTACTCAGATGTTCTTTATTCACACTGTTGGGGGTACGGAGATGGTGCTGCTCATAGTTATGGCCTATGACCGATACATTGCTATCTGTAAGCCTCTCCACTACCTGACCATCATGAGcaaaagaatgtgcatttcccTTTTGGCTGTTGCCTGGACCATTGGACTCATCCACTCCGTGGCCCAACTGGCTTTTGTTATCAACTTGCCCTTTTGTGGTCCCAACAAAATGGAtagtttttattgtgattttccTCGGTTCATCAAACTTGCATGtacagacacatacagactggAGTTTCTGGTCACTGCCAACAGTGGTTTCATCTCCATGGGCACCTTCTTCATCTTGATTGTGTCTTACATCTTCATCCTGGTCACAGTT
The sequence above is a segment of the Panthera leo isolate Ple1 chromosome B3, P.leo_Ple1_pat1.1, whole genome shotgun sequence genome. Coding sequences within it:
- the LOC122221222 gene encoding olfactory receptor 4F3/4F16/4F29-like — its product is MDGGNHSVVSEFLLLGLTNSWEIQILLFLFFTIFYIASMLGNLLIVLTIISDRHLHSPMYFLLANLSIIDTGVSSIASPKVIYDLFRKHKVISLAGCITQMFFIHTVGGTEMVLLIVMAYDRYIAICKPLHYLTIMSKRMCISLLAVAWTIGLIHSVAQLAFVINLPFCGPNKMDSFYCDFPRFIKLACTDTYRLEFLVTANSGFISMGTFFILIVSYIFILVTVRKHSSGGSSKALSTLSAHITVVVFFFGPCIIVYVWPFPTLPIDKFLAIFDALITPFMNPIIYTFRNKEMKVAIKRLFGKVLSVRKSSFMNDQSHLDSS